One window of Canis lupus familiaris isolate Mischka breed German Shepherd unplaced genomic scaffold, alternate assembly UU_Cfam_GSD_1.0 chrUn_S553H715, whole genome shotgun sequence genomic DNA carries:
- the LOC119879284 gene encoding olfactory receptor 4C46-like: MEIRNNVTEFVLLGLTENPKMQKIIFVVFLVIYIVSVVGNVLTVVTITASPLSGSPMYFFLAYLSLIDACYSSVNTPTLIIESLREKKTIPFNACIIQIFGEHFFGGADVILLTVMAYDRYVAICKPLHYMTIMNRRLCGLLMAVVWVGGFLHAAIQILFIIPLPFCGPNVIDHFICDLNPLLNLACTDTHTLGFFVAANSGFICVLNFLLLMVSYVVILRSLKNHSLEARRKALSTCVSHITVVVLFFVPCIFVYMRPAATLSIDKAVAVFYTTITPMLNPLIYTLRNDQMKNAIRKLCSRNASVGDK, encoded by the coding sequence ATGGAGATTAGGAACAACGTGACAGAATTTGTGCTACTGGGGCTCACAGAGAATCCAAAGATGCAGAAAATCATATTTGTTGTGTTTCTGGTCATCTACATCGTCTCTGTGGTAGGAAATGTGCTCACCGTGGTCACTATCACTGCCAGCCCATTATCGGGGTCCCCCATGTACTTTTTCCTGGCCTATCTCTCCCTCATTGATGCCTGCTATTCTTCTGTCAATACCCCCACCCTCATCATAGAGTCACTCCGTGAAAAGAAGACCATCCCATTCAATGCATGCATAATCCAAATCTTTGGGGAACATTTCTTTGGAGGTGCTGATGTCATCCTGCTTActgtgatggcctatgaccgctatgtggccatctgcaagccactGCACTACATGACCATCATGAATCGGCGGCTATGTGGCCTGCTCATGGCAGTGGTGTGGGTGGGAGGCTTTCTTCATGCAGCCATACAGATCCTCTTTATCATCCCACTACCCTTCTGTGGCCCTAACGTCATAGATCACTTTATATGTGATCTGAATCCTTTGCTCAATCTTGCCTGCACTGATACCCACACTCTTGGGTTCTTTGTTGCTGCCAACAGTGGTTTCATCTGTGTCTTAAACTTCCTCCTCCTCATGGTTTCCTATGTGGTCATTCTGCGCTCCCTAAAGAACCACAGCTTGGAGGCGAGGCGCAAAGCcctctccacctgtgtctctcacATCACAGTGGTCGTCCTATTCTTTGTGCCCTGCATATTTGTGTACATGAGACCCGCAGCTACTTTATCCATTGATAAAGCAGTTGCAGTGTTCTATACTACAATAACTCCCATGTTAAATCCTTTAATCTATACCTTGAGAAATGACCagatgaaaaatgccattaggaAACTGTGTAGTAGGAATGCTAGTGTGGGTGACAAATAA